The genomic DNA TGTACAACCATCACTTGCCGCAAGCCGCCCTCAATGCAAAGCCACCCATCCATGCGATGAAACAATGGCATGCCAAGCACCCTGAGTTGTTTCATCGTAAGCCTTATAATTGTCCGGGACTTGACACGTAAGCATTACCTCCAGCAGACCCCGTTCCTCAATCTGGTCACGCGGCTGGTTCGCACGCTCACCCTCAATGTGGGCGGGCTCATCTTGGTCAGTCCGCCGTTCAAATTACTGTCGCTCAAACGAACCGACGTCGCAGGCCGGACCACCGTCGCCGTCTCCATCCTGTGGTCTTCGAACACCACGCTGATCTCTCTTAACGGTGGTGCCGCAACCGTTCTGACCTCGCGCCATGACATCAACCGCCGGACTTCCTTCTAGAAGCGCAATCGTCTGAGTCGGTCCACCGTTGTTCTTAAGTCCTTGGAGATCGAGCAGCGGATCGGTGGTTTGCGACGTAGATCGGGTCAAACCGCATGTACCATCCGTATCGATGTTATAGCCGGCATCCAGAATCCTTCCCAAGCCGTTTGAACAATTCCCACCCGACAACGAACTGTTGGCTACGATGGTGTTACGCAGCGTGGTCGCGCTACCGCTATCAGGAAAGATGCCGCCACCTTCAGGCGCGCTGTTGCCGGAAAAGGTGGTGTAATTCGCGGTGAGATTACCATCGTTATAGATGCCGCCGCCAAGCGCGCCCGCGCTATTGCCGGAGAAGGTAGTGTTCGTTACGGTGATCGTGCCCTCAGAGGAACTGGAATCGCTCGAACCCGATCCATAAGGCGCAAACGAGCGTCTGAGGAAAAGACTAATAAGGATATTGAAAAACGCGTTATTCGATATCCACTAACACGCTTGTTTGTAAACTGCGTCCACGATGAATGATGGATGTGAACTGGGGTGATCTATCAAACATTACTTATATGTCAGTAATGTAGACTACAAATGACATTTTATTTATATTGTTAAAGGCAATCGTGTTGCAAGCTATCATCTTATGAGTAAGCCGCGTCCGCTCAACGGAGTTTAACGATCATGGAAACTGAATTAGACCGATCCGCGTCGCAGCAGGCCGATGCACAGCCACAAAGTGGAGTATCAGGTAAGCGTAATTCGCTGCTAGCGCGTGCGGCGCGCCGAATCAACACGGGCATCAGGCGAAACTACGATCTCGCCAGGCTCTATCATCAGGCCCAGTATCTGCGCGGCGGCTTGCGGCGCCAGCAACCAGTGATCATCTATCAGCGGGGCAAAGTCGGTTCTTCCAGCGTGTTCAAGAGCTTGAAACGTTCGTACACCGCTGGCCCGGTTTACCACGTCCACTTTATCCATGAGATCGAGCGCGAAATTGAGCAGATCTGCCGACAGGTGAACCTTACGCCACGCACCTATTTTCTTAGGAGTGGCCATCTCGAAATCAGCCGTTATTTGCAGAAGGAGATCAGGCGCGGGCTCAAAGGAAAGAAATGGAAGGTCATAAGTCTGGTGCGCGATCCCCTGAAACAAAGGATATCGTCGTTTTTTCAAGTTATCGACATGCTCGTACCGGATTTCCAAGCGCGTCATCGATACGGGACGCTGTCCATTCAAGAGCTCACGGACATCTTCCTCGATCGATATCAACAGGAAGGCGCGCTTGCCGACTGGTTTCACCAGGAGATGAAGCCCGTCTTCGGGATCGACGTGTTTGGAAGCGAATTTCCAAAGTCGAAAGGCTACGAGATTTATCTTGGCGAACGCGCAGACTTGCTGCTGATCAGGCTCGAAGACCTCGATCGGTGCGCCGGCGACGCTTTCGGCGAGTTTCTGGGACTGTCTCGATTCGAGCTGGAGGATGACAACGTCGCGAGCACTAAGGATTACGCCAGCGCCTATGAGGAATTCAAGCGCGCCGCGATTTTACCCGAGTCTTATGTAGATGTCGTATACGGTTCGATGTCCGCTCGACATTTCTACACCGAGGACGAGCGCGCGGTGTTTAAAGCGCGATGCGCCCGCACGGGCGGATCACCCAGCCCCGGCTGAAAGAGCCGTGAGCATCGCTTCTTCAGAACCGGATTGTCCGCGCTGCGGCGCGCACGATTCACGCGCGCTTCCGGATCAGTATTCTTATGGCCGGCGCCGACTCCCTCGCGTTTCAAAGCGGTTCTCGCGGAACGAGACCCCGCAGTCGCAGTCTATCCTGTTAGATAGCGATGGGAAAAATAACCCCAATCTATCTATGGGTGTTGAGAAGCATTAAACTATGAATCTGGAAGGACAAACTATGGGCCTACACGGATGATGACGGAATTGGCGGTCTTGAACCGCGCAACGTGGTCGAGCAAGGGAAGGGACATTGTACCCGTGGAAAGGCGCGTCTGGTCACAGAGGAGTGGCGAATAAAGAGGGTAAACACATGAGTTTGCTCCTGACCATAGGTCTGCCAACCTTCAACCGCGCGCCACAGTTGGAAGCGCAGCTAGCTTGGTTATCAATGGCGCGCAAAGTATTGGAGTCGCAAGTTGAGGTTATCATCTCCGACAACTGCTCAAGCGACGAAACGCCTGCCGTAATCTCCCGCTGGCGGGCAACTCACAGTGACCACAACGTCAGAGTAAACCGCAATTCGTTCAATGTGGGCGCGGTGCGGAATATCGTTTCATGCATCGAAGCCGCCAAAGCACCTCACGTCTGGGTTGTGGGAGACGATGATGTCATTGGCGATGACGCCATACTTACTGTCATCAGCACTTTGCGAGAAGACCCAAAACTTGCGTTACTCGTGCTCAATTTTTCCAGTCGGAACATTCGCTCAGGCGAGGTTTTGTTCGAGCGCTGCTTTGATGATATTCACGAGGACAGAATTACGCCCGACGGCAAGGGCTTGTTCGAACATTGCCTCGGGTATCGAGATGTTGGTCGCTGGGGCGGCCTGGCGTTGACCACGGCCTTGGTGTGCCGGACGGATTTGGCGCTACGGGCCTTACAGGAATGGCCGAGGGGGCTCGACAATCTCACGGTTCAGCTATTCATCTCGGGCTTCTGCGCTCGCGAGGGCAGCTTCAAGATTACCAAAGACGTGCACCTCGAATGTATCGCGGGAACCCATCACTTTCTCGACAACAAAAGAGTTACGTTCAGTTTTCGCACCGCAGAGATGGCGGAAGCCTTTGAGAGGCTGGCTAGGCTGGGCTATTCACCAACACTGTGTAAACAGAAGATACTCGACCGGCTGCCGGAGATCCGCCAGAAGATACGCAGTAACCTGCGACATTGGCCAATGCCAACCATTAAAACGATGGCGCGTTATCTAGCGGCGCTGCTGCGAGTGCAGTGGATGGTGGCGGCGACACGGTTCGAGCAGCCGCACCGTCCTACGCCCACACCGTTACACGAGCGGCGCATTGTGCAACGCCGGGCGCCAACGCGCTCCGGGGGACGCCGGCTAAGCGAAGTGAGTAAGGCTAGCACTACCAAGAAGACAAGCGAGCGTTCGGGCTAACATGCACCACGCGCATTTCCAAGGACGCTGCCCGATTCCATTTCTTTGAAGCTTTTTAGGTGAGGTGGTGTGTTCCGGGGCGGCAGTCTAGCTTCA from Gammaproteobacteria bacterium includes the following:
- a CDS encoding glycosyltransferase, which codes for MSLLLTIGLPTFNRAPQLEAQLAWLSMARKVLESQVEVIISDNCSSDETPAVISRWRATHSDHNVRVNRNSFNVGAVRNIVSCIEAAKAPHVWVVGDDDVIGDDAILTVISTLREDPKLALLVLNFSSRNIRSGEVLFERCFDDIHEDRITPDGKGLFEHCLGYRDVGRWGGLALTTALVCRTDLALRALQEWPRGLDNLTVQLFISGFCAREGSFKITKDVHLECIAGTHHFLDNKRVTFSFRTAEMAEAFERLARLGYSPTLCKQKILDRLPEIRQKIRSNLRHWPMPTIKTMARYLAALLRVQWMVAATRFEQPHRPTPTPLHERRIVQRRAPTRSGGRRLSEVSKASTTKKTSERSG